Proteins from a single region of Parambassis ranga chromosome 16, fParRan2.1, whole genome shotgun sequence:
- the dop1a gene encoding protein dopey-1 isoform X2, with protein MNAEEVELLSDSKYRNYVAAVDKALKNFEYSSEWADLISALGKLNKVLQNNAKYQVVPKKLTIGKRLAQCLHPALPSGVHRKALETYEIIFKIIGPKRLAKDLFLYSSGLFPLLSNAAMSVKPVLLGLYETYYLPLGKTLKPGLQGLLTGVLPGLEEGSEYYDRTNTLLEKVAAAVEQSAFYSALWGSILTSPAVRLPGVSFVLLHLNRKLSMEDQLYVMGNDIELMVEAVSTSVQDSSVLVQRSTLDLILFCFPFHMSQATRPDMIRILSAALHVVLRRDMSLNRRLYAWLLGFDNNGVIVGPRSTQQSNPEEHASHYFNTFSKDMLVQAMVGILQGKARGGEEESVLMHDLKPFRILISLLDKPELGPAILEDVLIEVFRTLHTQCKTELDLQNQSPFSKDHTHLSSKLRENKKTAELIKTANLLFNSFEPYYMWDYIARWFEECCRRTVNNNTQAARHAGSLYPPELSLVEFCQLVDFLLDIVSLETYIEIQTEHLPQLLLRMVAALTCHLQTLGLGELTHCLRLCSKILSKVQPPLVSPLALPAGPQAQNLSNSTSNPSNSTRDKSRDAEERQIHSSTLEVACTGEAFEDGENPSSSRSSESGFTDFVQYQGDDKETEQSPHPHPAPKTGRRSSGPCQTKPLDKPVMQCCLEHFQQFLSRLITLYIIPGQMDKSEGQRGEVMHAGPLVSEGFQHGDHTELCSECVAAFTAACQLFLECSSFPVYIAEGNLKSSPTQEEQFDSEQVRLPLWLQRLMDACCLASYFSLQGVAISLVMDLVGLTQSVAMVTAESVASGGNTESTQPMSPSQGRVAVVIRPPLTQGILKYIADKTNFFKSVALILWDQLCERTPQHHQRSVELFYQLHNLVPSSSICEDVISQQLMHRDKRIRLEAHVKFSVLWHLTRDLNITKSSPFSRTFDRSLFIMLDSLSYWDPCTSAVGRAWLNQVLQRHDIARVLEPLLLLLLHPKTHRVSIQRVQVQRHWTQVPEPPEQEPSEHIYTRDSGFSDNFSQIHGERVGQDHLRGLGIGDMEPFCLTVNPLSDSLSILSLSSENLQLVGEYQPVDQQGEPHSSESSGSHSSTLENGSFEEPEGVSSAVNGSDRQPGSSDDISEDSLEDVVSCVIKELIDRVLNLVDEGSLEVLSPPENWPQTDTDSTSSDNSTGPRLDSGPPQLSNHQTLPEMLAGGTLEFLSVTSADRSADGQHKEGITRHSSSPSIVTLPDSSDPATPDHNLQVDDPQARKRSHSSTQLSLKGKIMEKLADKSPGAKPKIKKTKRKEEERQRKAANQADKLRPPSIFFGDSLDLENWYSCGEGEVSEIESDTGSPSGASGVTIGGVSVTGRTSSSAPPRFNIHPLYQHVLLYLQLYDSSRALHALSAIAAMLRAAPSGFVSAISTTSINNTYTPQLSLLQNLLARHRISVMGKDFYCPIPQDSHSHSFRSAMYLEIIISLCLYFLRSYYSAHVAAGSQDLAGNRAMQLTSVEVLTLLFSELAKVTGGSAKGFASFISDVLSKCKVQKVVLHCLLSSIFSAQKWHDQRMAGVNIATVEEGLSEDSVINLSEDQIDSCSAVQSQLLRLLQSLVVLEHRVLVPADEGGEGGTVGGGAGGGGTGGSAGTGFEILGGEVEHVNPQQPMTSLQYLHGQPITAQGMFLCAVIRALHQHHACKMHPQWIGLITATLPYMGRVLRRVVASVTLQLCRNLDNLLQQYRYESGITDTRPQWMALCIPPDLILTVLEGVTAIIHYCLLDPTSQYHQLQVSVDQKHLAEARSGILSILHTIMSSVTLLWSVLHQADNSDKPAVASAASTSNINLGSTKNLRQQILELLGPISMNHGAHFMAAIAYVWNERKQVKTPVRNKVIPIASEEQLLLVELVRSVSAMRTETVMQTVKEVLKQPPAIAKDKKHLSLEVCMLQFFYAYVQRIPVSSLVDSWPSLLALLKDSVQLGLPAPGQFLILGVLNEFILKNPNLESKKDQRDLQDVTHKVVEAIGTIAGSSLEQTTWLRRNLEVKASPQIVVDGTSLEADVEDLMLTVMEASSFTPSVYSVHALTLLAEVLAHLLDMVFYSDEKEKVIPLLVNIMHYVVPYLRNHSAHNAPSYRACIQLLSSLSGYQYTRRAWKKEAFDLFMDHTFFQMDSSCVSHWRAIIDHLMTHDKTTFRDLMTRVAVAQSSSLSLFTNRDAELEQRAMLLKRLAFTIYSSEVDQYQKYLPDIQERLVESLRLPQVPILHAQVFLFFRVLLLRMSPQHLTSLWPTMITELVQVFLLMEQELTADEDISRTSGPSVAGLETTYSGGNGFSTSYNSQRWLNLYLSACKLLDLALALPPESLPQFQMYRWAFIPEASDDSGLEVRRQGTHQREFKPYVVRLVKLLRKRAKKNPEEDCSTRTLSWEPGHLMLTLYVIRSMEQLLPFFNLLSQVFSSKASSRSGTAYSHNLTDASFPGHKEGHKLESQKVFWSRARQNIEEMVEKDFLEGLIKT; from the exons ATGAATGCAGAGGAAGTGGAGCTGCTCAGTGACTCCAAGTACAGAAACTATGTGGCAGCTGTGGACAAAGCCCTCAAGAACTTTGAGTACTCCAGCGAGTGGGCCGACCTTATCTCTGCACTGGGCAAACTCAACAAG GTTCTGCAGAACAATGCAAAATACCAGGTGGTTCCTAAGAAGCTGACGATAGGCAAACGGCTGGCCCAGTGCCTCCATCCTGCTCTGCCCAGTGGGGTCCACCGCAAGGCATTGGAGACCTATGAGATCATCTTCAAGATCATAGGACCCAAGAGGCTGGCTAAAGACCTCTTTCTTTACAG CTCGGGACTTTTCCCCCTACTCTCCAATGCTGCCATGTCTGTGAAGCCTGTGCTCCTGGGGCTCTATGAGACCTACTACCTGCCACTGGGAAAAACTCTAAAACCAGGCCTGCAGGGACTGCTGACTGGTGTGCTGCCGGGCCTGGAGGAGGGGTCTGAGTACTATGACAG AACCAACACTTTGTTGGAGAAAGTGGCTGCAGCCGTGGAACAGTCGGCGTTCTACAGTGCCTTGTGGGGCAGCATCCTAACGAGCCCTGCTGTGCGTCTCCCTGGGGTGTCCTTTGTTCTGCTGCACCTCAATCGCAAGCTCTCCATGGAGGACCAACTCTATGTCATGGGAAATGACATTGAGCTTATG GTGGAGGCAGTCAGTACCTCAGTCCAGGACTCCAGTGTTTTGGTACAGAGGAGCACCCTGGACCTGATCCTCTTCTGTTTCCCCTTTCATATGAGCCAG GCAACTCGTCCTGATATGATCCGGATCCTGTCAGCAGCTTTACATGTGGTTTTGAGAAGAGACATGTCCCTGAATCGCAGACTCTATGCCTGGCTGCTGG GCTTTGACAACAACGGGGTAATTGTAGGCCCCCGCAGCACTCAGCAGAGCAACCCGGAGGAGCATGCTAGTCACTACTTCAACACCTTCTCTAAGGACATGTTGGTCCAG gcaATGGTGGGGATCTTGCAAGGAAAGGCCCGaggtggagaagaagagagcgtTCTCATGCACGACCTCAAGCCATTTCGCATCCTGATCAGTCTGCTAGACAAACCAGAGCTTG GGCCGGCCATTCTAGAGGATGTTCTGATTGAGGTGTTTCGGACTCTTCACACACAGTGCAAAACAGAGTTGGACCTCCAAAACCAGAGTCCATTCAGCAAGgatcacacacacctcagcag TAAACTACGAGAGAACAAGAAGACGGCAGAGCTGATCAAAACAGCTAATCTCCTGTTCAACTCATTTGAGCCATACTACATGTGGGACTACATTGCCCGATGGTTTGAGGAGTGCTGCAG GAGAACGgtgaacaacaacacacaggcagcacGGCATGCCGGTAGCTTATATCCACCTGAGCTGTCCTTGGTGGAATTCTGCCAGCTGGTTGATTTTCTTCTCGATATTGTGTCCTTG GAGACGTACATAGAGATCCAAACAGAGCATCTCCCTCAGCTGTTGTTGCGGATGGTGGCGGCTCTGACATGTCATCTGCAGACCCTAGGCCTTGGGGAGCTCACCCACTGTCTTCGTCTCTGCTCCAAGATCCTCAGCAAAGTGCAGCCTCCATTGGTGTCCCCTCTAGCCCTGCCAGCGGGCCCCCAAGCTCAGAACCTCTCTAACTCTACCAGCAACCCCTCAAACTCAACAAGGGACAAAAGCAGAGACGCAGAGGAAAGACAG ATCCACTCTTCTACTCTGGAGGTAGCATGCACTGGGGAAGCATTTGAGGATGGGGAGAATCCTTCCAGCAGCCGTTCTTCTGAAAGTGGCTTCACAGACTTTGTCCAGTACCAGGGAGATGATAAAGAAACAGAGCAATCCCCTCATCCCCACCCTGCTCCCAAAACAGGCCGTCGCTCCTCAGGCCCATGCCAGACCAAGCCGCTGGACAAACCAGTTATGCAGTGTTGCCTGGAGCACTTTCAGCAGTTTCTCTCCCGTCTTATCACATTATACATCATCCCTGGACAGATGGATAAAAGTGAAGGTCAAAGGGGTGAGGTCATGCATGCAGGGCCCCTGGTATCAGAGGGCTTCCAGCATGGTgatcacacagagctgtgttcagagtgtgttgCTGCTTTTACTGCTGCCTGCCAGCTCTTCTTAGAATGCTCCAGTTTCCCTGTTTATATAGCAGAGGGCAACCTGAAGTCCTCTCCCACACAGGAAGAGCAGTTCG ACAGTGAGCAGGTCCGGCTGCCATTGTGGCTGCAGAGACTGATGGATGCCTGCTGCCTGGCCAGTTACTTCAGCCTGCAGGGCGTTGCCATCTCCCTCGTCATGGACCTAGTAGGACTTACCCAGTCCGTAGCCATGGTGACTGCTGAAAGTGTGGCATCTGGTGGCAACACTGAGTCCACCCAGCCCATGAGTCCCAGCCAGGGTCGAGTGGCTGTGGTTATTAGGCCACCACTCACTCAGGGAATCCTAAAGTACATCGCTGACAAGACAAATTTCTTTAAG AGTGTGGCTCTGATTTTGTGGGACCAACTGTGTGAAAGAACACCTCAGCACCACCAACGCAGTGTGGAGCTCTTTTACCAGCTGCACAACCTGGTTCCTTCTTCCAGCATATGTGAAGATGTCATCAGTCAGCAACTCATGCACAGGGACAAG AGAATTCGACTGGAGGCACATGTAAAGTTCTCTGTGCTGTGGCATTTAACCCGGGATTTGAACATCACCAAGTCTTCTCCTTTTAGTCGCACATTTGACAG ATCTCTTTTCATCATGCTGGACAGTCTGAGTTATTGGGATCCATGTACCAGTGCAGTTGGCCGAGCATGGCTGAATCAGGTCCTTCAGAGGCATGATATTGCCCGAGTTCTGgaacctcttcttctccttctgcttcACCCGAAGACGCACAGAGTCTCTATTCAGAGAGTACAGGTGCAGCGCCACTGGACCCAGGTCCCTGAACCACCTGAGCAGGAACCTTCAGAACACATCTACACCAGAGACTCTGGCTTCTCAGACA ACTTCAGTCAGATTCATGGTGAAAGAGTTGGACAGGACCACCTCAGAGGGCTGGGGATAGGGGATATGGAGCCCTTCTGTCTGACTGTCAATCCCTTGAGTGACAGTCTGTCCATACTAAGCCTGAGCAGTGAGAACTTGCAGTTAGTGGGTGAATATCAGCCTGTTGACCAACAGGGGGAGCCCCACAGCTCAGAGTCCAGCGGTTCTCACTCATCTACCCTGGAAAATGGCAGCTTTGAGGAACCAGAAGGGGTCAGCAGCGCAGTAAATGGTTCAGACCGTCAACCTGGTTCATCAGATGACATATCTGAGGACTCTTTAGAGGATGTTGTATCCTGTGTTATAAAAGAGCTCATTGACAGAGTTCTGAATTTAGTAGATGAGGGATCCCTTGAAGTCTTGTCACCCCCTGAAAACTGGCCTCAGACGGACACTGACAGCACGTCTTCTGATAACTCCACTGGTCCCCGTCTGGACTCAGGCCCTCCTCAGCTCTCCAATCACCAGACTCTGCCAGAGATGTTAGCTGGTGGCACATTGGAGTTCCTCTCTGTCACATCCGCTGACAGGTCAGCAGATGGACAGCATAAAGAGGGCATCACCCGCCATAGTTCATCACCTTCAATCGTTACATTACCAGACAGTTCCGACCCAGCAACCCCAGATCACAACTTGCAGGTGGATGACCCTCAGGCCCGCAAGCGTAGCCATAGCAGCACCCAGCTCAGCCTTAAAGGGAAGATCATGGAGAAGCTGGCTGACAAATCTCCAGGGGCAAAGCCCAAGATTAAGAAGACtaagaggaaagaagaggagaggcagagaaaggcTGCAAATCAAGCTGATAAACTTCGTCCACCCAGTATTTTCTTCGGGGACAGCCTGGATCTAGAGAACTGGTACAGCTGTGGGGAAGGTGAGGTGTCAGAGATTGAAAGTGACACTGGCTCACCTAGTGGTGCCTCTGGAGTGACTATTGGGGGTGTCAGTGTCACAGGACGGAcatcctcctctgctccacctcGTTTCAACATTCACCCTCTCTACCAGCATGTCTTACTCTACCTCCAGCTGTACGACTCTTCCCGGGCCCTCCACGCCCTGTCAGCCATTGCAGCAATGCTAAGAGCCGCTCCCTCAGGGTTTGTAAGTGCTATTTCCACTACCAGCATCAACAACACCTACACCCCACAGCTCTCACTGCTTCAAAACCTCCTGGCACGTCACAGAATCTCTGTCATGGGCAAAGATTTTTACTGCCCCATTCCCCAGGACTCCCACTCCCATTCATTCCGCAGCGCCATGTACCTAGAGATCAtcatctccctctgtctttaTTTCCTAAGAAGTTATTACTCAGCCCATGTAGCAGCAGGCTCTCAGGACTTGGCAGGGAACCGGGCCATGCAGCTGACCAGTGTGGAAGTCTTAACTCTCCTTTTCAGCGAGCTAGCCAAAGTCACAGGTGGCTCAGCTAAAGGCTTTGCTAGTTTCATCAGTGATGTCCTTTCAAAGTGCAAAGTTCAAAAAGTCGTTCTCCATTGCCTCCTCTCTTCCATATTCAGTGCCCAGAAGTGGCATGATCAGCGGATGGCAGGGGTCAACATAGCCACGGTGGAGGAAGGTCTCtcagaggacagtgttatcAACTTGTCAGAGGATCAGATAGACAGTTGTAGCGCAGTCCAGTCCCAGTtgctcagactgctgcagagTTTGGTTGTACTTGAGCACAGGGTGCTGGTGCCAGCTGAtgaaggaggtgaaggaggaactgtgggaggaggggcaggaggtggagggacaGGAGGCAGTGCTGGAACGGGGTTTGAAATCCTTGGTGGGGAAGTGGAACATGTAAACCCTCAGCAGCCTATGACATCACTACAGTATCTCCACGGacagcccatcacagcacagggTATGTTCCTGTGTGCAGTGATCAGGGCCTTGCATCAGCACCACGCATGTAAGATGCATCCTCAGTGGATAGGACTCATCACAGCCACTCTGCCTTACATGGGGCGGGTTTTGAGGAGGGTGGTGGCCTCAGtcactctgcagctgtgcaggaaCCTGGATAATCTTCTCCAACAGTACCGCTATGAGAGTGGGATAACTGACACCAG ACCACAGTGGATGGCTCTCTGTATTCCTCCTGACCTGATTCTGACTGTGCTGGAGGGGGTGACAGCCATCATCCATTACTGCCTGCTGGATCCCACTTCCCAGTACCACCAG TTACAAGTGAGTGTTGACCAGAAACACTTGGCTGAGGCACGCTCAGGAATCCTGTCTATCCTCCACACCATTATGTCTTCTGTCACCCTGCTGTGGAGTGTCCTCCATCAAGCTGACAACTCTGACAAGCCAGCTGTTGCCTCTGCTGCATCCACTTCCAACATTAATCTGGGCTCCACTAAG AACCTCCGTCAGCAGATCTTGGAACTGCTAGGTCCAATCTCCATGAACCACGGGGCTCATTTCATGGCAGCAATTGCCTATGTTTGGAATGAGAGGAAGCAGGTCAAGACACCAGTTAGAAATAAG GTGATTCCCATTGCCAGtgaagagcagctgctgctggttgaGCTAGTTCGTTCAGTGAGCGCCATGCGCACAGAGACTGTAATGCAGACAGTCAAAGAGGTCCTGAAACAGCCACCTGCCATTGCAAAGGATAAG AAGCACCTCTCTTTGGAGGTCTGCATGCTGCAGTTCTTCTACGCTTATGTACAGAG GATACCAGTTTCTAGTTTGGTTGACAGCTGGCCGTCTCTGCTGGCGCTGCTGAAGGACTCTGTACAGTTAGGTCTGCCTGCCCCAGGACAGTTTCTCATACTGGG AGTTCTGAATGAGTTCATTTTGAAGAACCCCAATCTGGAGAGTAAGAAGGACCAGAGAGACTTGCAG GATGTGACCCATAAAGTGGTGGAGGCCATTGGCACGATTGCAGGATCCTCTTTGGAGCAAACAACATGGCTGAGGAGAAACTTGGAAGTGAAGGCTTCACCTCAGATAGTTGTAGATGGAACCAGTCTGGAAGCTGATGTTGAAG atTTAATGCTCACAGTGATGGAGGCCTCCAGCTTCACTCCATCAGTGTACAGTGTTCATGCCCTCACACTGTTGGCCGAG GTGCTGGCTCATCTGTTAGACATGGTGTTCTACAGTGACGAGAAGGAGAAGGTCATCCCACTGCTGGTTAATATCATGCACTATGTCGTGCCCTACCTCCGCAACCACAG TGCTCACAACGCCCCCAGCTACCGGGCTTGTATCCAACTGTTGAGCAGTCTTAGTGGGTACCAGTACACCCGCCGTGCCTGGAAGAAGGAGGCTTTCGACCTGTTTATGGACCACACCTTCTTCCAGATGGACTCTTCCTGTGTCAGTCA CTGGAGAGCCATCATTGACCACTTGATGACTCATGATAAGACCACATTCAGAGACCTCATGA cCCGGGTGGCTGTAGCCCAGAGCAGCTCTCTGAGTCTGTTCACCAACAGAGACGCTGAGCTGGAGCAGAGGGCCATGCTGCTAAAACGCCTGGCCTTTACTATCTACAGCAGTGAAGTTGACCAGTACCAGAAATACCTGCCAGACATAcaag agCGTCTGGTGGAGAGCCTGCGTCTGCCTCAGGTGCCCATCCTTCATGCTCAGGTGTTCCTGTTCttcagagtgctgctgctgcgcatGTCACCTCAACACCTCACGTCACTGTGGCCCACCATGATCACTGAGCTG GTTCAAGTGTTTCTACTGATGGAGCAGGAGCTAACAGCAGATGAGGACATATCAAG GACATCAGGGCCATCTGTAGCTGGTTTGGAGACCACCTACTCTGGAGGAAATGGCTTCTCCACCTCCTACAACAGCCAGCGGTGGCTCAACCTCTATCTCTCTGCCTGCAAGCTCCTGGATCTGGCCCTGGCCTTGCCTCCAGAGAGCCTGCCTCAATTTCAGAT GTACCGCTGGGCCTTCATTCCAGAGGCTTCAGATGATTCAGGGTTGGAAGTCAGGCGGCAGGGGACTCATCAGAGAGAGTTTAAGCCTTACGTGGTCCGACTGGTCAAACTCCTGAGAAAACGAGCCAAG AAAAACCCAGAGGAGGACTGTTCCACTCGAACCCTGTCCTGGGAGCCAGGTCACCTCATGCTCACCCTCTACGTTATCCGCAGCATGGAGCAGCTGCTACCTTTCTTCAACCTGCTTAGCCAGGTCTTCAGCAGCAAGGCCAGCAGTCGCTCAGGCACCGCCTACTCCCACAACCTCACAGATGCTTCTTTCCCCGGCCATAAAGAGGGCCACAAACTAGAGAGCCAGAAAGTCTTCTGGAGTCGGGCCCGACAGAACATTGAGGAGATGGTGGAAAAAGACTTTTTAGAGGGTCTCATCAAGACGTGA